DNA from Dokdonella koreensis DS-123:
CGGCTGGCTGCTGCGCGCGTCCTGGCAGGTCCAGGATGGCACTGAGCGCGCGGTCGAGGCACGCGCCGCGGATGCGATCACGGCAGGCCGCCGGATCGCCGACCTGTTGCTGGACCTGCAGGGCACCGCGGTGCCGCGGGACGCCCTGGCCGATCGCGAGGTACCGCTGGACGAACTGCTCCAGCGCCTGGAGGCGGCCCGGCTAACCGACGACCTGGAGCAGGCGCGAGAGCTGCTGGCACAGGCGACGCCGGCGCTGCGCGGCTCGCCGGAGATCCGCATGCGCCAGGCGCAGATCGACATCCGCGCCGGCCGGTTCGACGACGCGGTCACGACGCTGACTGCCGTGCTGGCCGAACTGCCCGCGGAAACCCGCCTGAACCTGCGGGTGCAGGCGCTGAACCTGCTCGGCATCGCCACGCAGCGCGTCGGCCAGCTGGACGCCTCGGTCATGTGGTTCAGCCAGGCGGTCACGATGCTGCAGTCCCATCCCAAGCCGATCCTGCTGGCGCGCGTACTGACCGGGCGCGGCGGAAGCCTGGCACTGCTGCGGCGCCAGGCCGAAGCCGCGGAGGACTTCGCTCGCGCGCGCGTCCACTTCCGCCTGGCGGGCGATCTCCTGTCGATCGCCTGGATCGAAGCCAACGAAGGCACGCTGAACATGGATCGCGGACGCCTCGACAGCGCGATACCGCAACTGGAGCAGGCGGCATCGGCCTTCCGCCGCGCCGGCTTCCTCAACGAGGAAATCAGCACGAGCGCCAACCTGACCCAGGCCCAGCTGATGCGCATGAAGCCGGTCGATGCGCTGGCGGCCAGCGATACGGCACTGCGCCCGGGTCGCAGTCTCAATGACAGCGGCGTCCTGGCGCACTTCAACCTCTGGCGCCTGCACGCGCTGACGGCGACCGGCCGATTGACCGAGGCACGCCTGCTGGCCGACCGGCTGATCGAGATGCGGGAGGATCCCGAAGCGGCACTGTTCCAGTCGGTGGGCCACGGCCTGCTGGGACAGATCGACTACGCCCAGGAACAGTACGCGCGCGCGGAAGACCAGGCGCGCCGTGCCGTCGCCGGCTTGGAAGGGATGGACCGATACTGGAGCTTGCGCGCCGATGCCTGGCTCCTGCTGATACGCGCCCAGCGGGCGGCGGATCCCGCCCGCGCCGCCCTGGAGGCCGATGCGTTCCTGCGCTGGGCGGCGACTGGCCCCCACGAGGGTCAGTCGCTGATCTCGCTGGTGCGGGCGGAACAGGCCGCTGCCGATCCGCGCGACCCGTCCGCCGCCTACCGGCATTACGAAGACGCGATGGCCAAGGCCGATGCACTCGGCATACCGTCCTTGATCGCCGAAGTCGCACAGTCCTATGGCAACGTCTTGATCGCCCGCGGCGACCTGCAGCGGGCGATCACGATCGTCGGAAAGACCGCACGCTGGGCATCCGGCGACTACGGCTGCGCCGTGCTGCAGGCCCAACTCTACCTGGCGCTGGGCGATCACGGCGATGCCTTGCGAGAAGCCCGCGCCTGGGCGGTGGATCTCGCCGGCGAGCGGCTGCTACCGGCAGCCTTGCGCGAACCGGCCTCGGCCGAAGCGACCGCGCATGCAACGGATGTACTGCGCCGCCCATAGGCACACCTTCGCCTCGCCGGCCCGATCCGCGCCGTCGCCCGCGTGCCCGACGACCGATCAAAATCCTGCCGAATCAAGCCCCACCGGAAGGCGCCGACCCCGTCCGTAAGCGGTCCGGCATCGATTCGGCATCGAAATGGAAGCCCCCCGGCGCCTCGCCGCCCTGTCATCGCTGTGCGGGCCGTTCGACAATTTTTGTCGCTCGGCACACCACACATAACCAGAACGAATGCATCGAGGAGAGGGGTCCACCATGTCTAACCACCGTCCACCTGCCGCCCGCGGCATCTGTCCGCCTCCGCCGGAAGCGCCGCGTCTCCGATTCAAAGCCCTGCCGGCGTGCATCGCCGGCGTCCTGCTGGCGACAGGCAACCTGGCG
Protein-coding regions in this window:
- a CDS encoding winged helix-turn-helix domain-containing protein, with product MFRPSPRCDAARTADARQRAPRLHAKIVAAQRAPTRVPRPMKEKMTTASYRFGTCSLRVAAREFRRDGVRIDLSPRIFDCLTYLIQHRDRAIGRDELLAAVWGKADIGEAVLVKTILAVRRAIGDTAEAQMFVRTIPRFGYHWVGPVEVLRDGEDPPRTDPSRQRRQRVGRAVAMAVLLTIMAVAGVSWIRHRVPPGAETAPASGDMSAVVVLPVDVDGQGDDAWLRLGLMDLLSNRLRDGGLTVAPSDSVVRLLGANGSAALDSEKLLAATGGGITVRSVARRDADGWLLRASWQVQDGTERAVEARAADAITAGRRIADLLLDLQGTAVPRDALADREVPLDELLQRLEAARLTDDLEQARELLAQATPALRGSPEIRMRQAQIDIRAGRFDDAVTTLTAVLAELPAETRLNLRVQALNLLGIATQRVGQLDASVMWFSQAVTMLQSHPKPILLARVLTGRGGSLALLRRQAEAAEDFARARVHFRLAGDLLSIAWIEANEGTLNMDRGRLDSAIPQLEQAASAFRRAGFLNEEISTSANLTQAQLMRMKPVDALAASDTALRPGRSLNDSGVLAHFNLWRLHALTATGRLTEARLLADRLIEMREDPEAALFQSVGHGLLGQIDYAQEQYARAEDQARRAVAGLEGMDRYWSLRADAWLLLIRAQRAADPARAALEADAFLRWAATGPHEGQSLISLVRAEQAAADPRDPSAAYRHYEDAMAKADALGIPSLIAEVAQSYGNVLIARGDLQRAITIVGKTARWASGDYGCAVLQAQLYLALGDHGDALREARAWAVDLAGERLLPAALREPASAEATAHATDVLRRP